In Sphingobacterium sp. lm-10, one DNA window encodes the following:
- a CDS encoding DUF4142 domain-containing protein, protein MKNLIYPLAFSAALFFQACNNNANKTTDHADSTNLITGDAMPSPGSMQGTTADTTFTNKAAIGGMAEVELSKLATEKSSNAKIKDFASQMVKDHTKVNDELKAIAENKNIMLPTSLDAEHAKVKKDLEGKQGAEFDKAYVKAMVDGHKKTHSLMEDGAKNNLDAELKAFAAKTEPVVKHHLEMVQQLESDMK, encoded by the coding sequence ATGAAAAACTTAATTTATCCGCTAGCATTCAGCGCCGCCTTATTTTTTCAGGCTTGTAATAACAATGCGAACAAAACAACCGATCATGCAGACTCAACTAACCTGATTACAGGCGACGCTATGCCATCGCCCGGTAGCATGCAGGGAACTACTGCCGATACCACCTTCACCAACAAAGCTGCAATTGGTGGCATGGCAGAAGTAGAACTGAGCAAGCTTGCCACGGAAAAAAGCAGCAATGCAAAAATTAAAGACTTTGCATCGCAAATGGTGAAAGATCATACCAAAGTAAATGACGAGTTGAAGGCCATCGCAGAAAACAAGAATATCATGTTACCAACTTCTTTGGATGCGGAACATGCTAAGGTGAAAAAAGATCTTGAAGGAAAACAAGGCGCTGAGTTTGATAAAGCCTATGTAAAAGCTATGGTAGATGGTCACAAGAAAACACATTCCCTGATGGAAGACGGTGCGAAAAACAATCTGGATGCTGAATTAAAAGCTTTTGCAGCAAAAACAGAACCTGTTGTTAAACATCATTTAGAGATGGTACAGCAGTTGGAATCCGACATGAAATAG